The following are encoded together in the Ictalurus punctatus breed USDA103 chromosome 1, Coco_2.0, whole genome shotgun sequence genome:
- the LOC108265673 gene encoding uncharacterized protein LOC108265673, protein MTSQRKSSLRFVTWNTGGIKNTHHSPDKSSDLLKIFSDLQADIVFLQETHVGPKGYKLLEDMTKNDWKAFFTVHNPRSKGVAILIRDKVPFEYICHDEDCSGGYIVLFCRLFGELYTLVNVYNHKADRDILARLKDYLMETAEGVLVVGGDFNTVLHPSFDRRPSYAWHSQFRAILEDFTASLNLRDTWSYLHSTEKVFTRRQNESYSRLDMFFMQEVNLGQVSDNRVEKQDISDHHPLVLELRVQEQTEKKIPNVATSLKEFTYSSDRRSGKISGAEILSAIKSLTGIPGMENVKYYESNRCPLTETLKIEYNTMIKNKEVPELFKTDSGTFNMKYSIFYKILAKRLSAFFTPSFKGRTEIKLDKRFIVTFKKKSHKIKWSYLKKRLDNLKTKQIPSAPPAEFSILDSLLPEVQNTSGEFRRLSRGFPLTNTILNLALKHLEEMVYAHKLKCEEAAHPGKRHMPKCKEIRSKASVCYQRQVLLIHAQPRVCEIVSSQVKYFEEISGLKMDITKN, encoded by the coding sequence ATGACATCACAAAGAAAATCAAGCCTCCGTTTTGTCACCTGGAACACTGGCGGTATTAAAAATACCCATCATTCACCTGATAAGAGTTCTGATTTGTTAAAAATCTTCAGTGACCTTCAAGCTGATATTGTCTTTTTACAAGAGACACATGTTGGACCAAAGGGTTACAAACTATTGGAAGATATGACTAAAAATGATTGGAAGGCCTTCTTCACTGTGCACAACCCCCGGAGCAAAGGAGTTGCAATACTGATAAGAGACAAAGTACCATTTGAGTACATATGCCATGATGAGGACTGTAGTGGAGGTTACATTGTGCTCTTCTGTCGTCTGTTTGGTGAACTGTACACTCTTGTTAACGTGTACAATCATAAGGCAGACAGAGATATCTTAGCTAGATTAAAAGACTATTTGATGGAAACAGCTGAGGGTGTACTAGTGGTTGGAGGGGATTTCAATACAGTTTTGCATCCTAGCTTTGATCGGAGACCTTCCTATGCATGGCATTCACAATTTCGAGCTATTTTAGAAGACTTCACTGCATCTCTGAATCTAAGAGACACTTGGTCATATTTACACTCTACTGAGAAAGTCTTTACCCGACGTCAGAATGAGAGTTACTCTAGATTAGATATGTTTTTCATGCAGGAGGTAAACTTGGGACAAGTGAGTGACAATAGAGTTGAGAAACAGGACATTTCTGATCATCATCCTCTTGTCCTAGAACTCAGAGTTCAGGAACAAACCGAAAAGAAGATCCCAAATGTTGCCACAAGTTTGAAGGAATTTACATACAGTTCTGACAGGAGGTCAGGAAAGATTAGTGGAGCAGAAATACTGAGTGCCATTAAGTCTTTGACAGGTATACCTGGTATGGAGAATGTGAAATACTACGAAAGCAATCGCTGTCCACTGACTGAGACCTTAAAGATAGAGTACAATACAATGATAAAGAACAAAGAGGTACCTGAGCTATTTAAAACAGACAGTGGCACCTTCAATATGAAATATTCAATATTCTACAAAATTCTGGCCAAACGTCTCAGTGCGTTCTTTACCCCTTCTTTCAAGGGAAGGACAGAAATTAAACTTGATAAACGTTTTATTGTAACCTTTAAGAAAAAATCACATAAAATCAAGTGGTCTTACCTCAAGAAAAGACTTGAtaatttgaaaacaaaacagatccCCTCTGCCCCCCCAGCAGAGTTCAGCATTCTGGATTCCCTTCTTCCTGAAGTTCAAAACACTTCTGGGGAATTCAGACGTTTGTCACGTGGTTTTCCACTTACCAATACTATCCTCAATCTGGCTCTGAAACATCTAGAAGAAATGGTTTACGCTCATAAATTGAAGTGTGAGGAAGCTGCACACCCTGGTAAGCGTCATATGCCTAAGTGTAAGGAGATCAGGTCTAAAGCCAGTGTTTGCTATCAAAGACAGGTTCTGCTCATACATGCACAGCCAAGAGTATGCGAGATAGTGTCATCAcaagtgaaatattttgagGAAATTTCAGGACTTAAAATGGATATTACAAAAAATTAA